One Streptomyces lincolnensis genomic region harbors:
- a CDS encoding phosphatase PAP2 family protein, producing MTGRPGRAVLPAPPRGWLGLAAVLAALVVLVLGVLYADGGKPGRVDGWLQPTVEDVRSPWRDIALATDFWGEPVGAALLVVAAVTGCLLLRSPRAAVLVVAGAGLTVGTTTLLKPLVGRTIHGEGNLSYPSGHTAFVTAVALAVALLATGRLGLGRTAGTVLVLAAALVAGAAMGWAQVSLGAHYPTDVLGGWCTAMAVVPATAWLIDRTADRLDDRMADAGRLKRF from the coding sequence GTGACCGGCCGGCCGGGACGCGCGGTGCTGCCTGCTCCGCCGCGCGGGTGGCTCGGGCTGGCCGCGGTTCTCGCCGCGCTGGTGGTCCTCGTGCTCGGGGTCCTGTATGCCGACGGCGGCAAGCCAGGCCGGGTGGACGGGTGGCTTCAGCCGACGGTCGAGGATGTGCGGTCGCCGTGGCGGGACATCGCTCTGGCCACGGACTTCTGGGGGGAACCCGTCGGAGCGGCGCTGCTGGTCGTGGCCGCCGTGACGGGCTGTCTGCTGCTTCGGAGTCCTCGCGCGGCGGTGCTCGTCGTGGCCGGCGCCGGCCTGACGGTGGGGACGACGACACTGCTCAAGCCTCTGGTGGGGCGCACCATCCACGGCGAGGGCAACCTGTCCTACCCGAGCGGGCACACCGCCTTCGTCACCGCGGTCGCCCTCGCGGTGGCGCTGCTCGCGACCGGCCGGCTCGGCCTCGGCAGGACGGCCGGCACGGTCCTCGTGCTCGCCGCGGCGCTGGTCGCCGGCGCCGCCATGGGCTGGGCTCAGGTCTCCCTGGGCGCGCACTATCCCACCGACGTCCTCGGCGGCTGGTGCACCGCAATGGCGGTGGTGCCGGCGACCGCGTGGCTGATCGACCGGACCGCCGACCGGCTGGACGACCGAATGGCCGACGCCGGCCGGCTGAAGCGCTTCTGA
- a CDS encoding ArsR/SmtB family transcription factor produces the protein MLRIHFGWRDLENVRLARQPDPLWELMCAVCRLQTYQGPLEFGHWRQATTRRLSRDDHASDALRTLRTVIPAAGYIPDFLTPPVTGEYLDAALDQVRATPRDRLVGELTRLADSRPLPGWIRGPHERATASLALVADSLRDSFRTLLEPYWRQVRSAVDDDIAVRTQTLLDGGTSALLKGLHPFARWNPPYLDVDYPIERELRLDGRGLTLVPSYFCWRRPTAPADPGLDPVLVYPVAKQPFDIAPAGEEGLERLLGRTRSAVLADVAGHRTRTTTEVAQTLGLAPASASYQIGVLRGAGLLVSRRDGKHVEHSATPLAHSLLSGSGATVPRATAAGPCG, from the coding sequence TTGCTTCGCATCCACTTCGGATGGCGCGATCTTGAGAACGTGCGCCTGGCTCGGCAGCCCGATCCGCTGTGGGAGTTGATGTGCGCCGTCTGCCGCCTTCAGACGTACCAGGGGCCGTTGGAGTTCGGACACTGGCGCCAGGCGACCACCCGCCGGCTGTCGCGGGACGACCACGCCTCCGACGCCCTGCGCACACTGCGCACCGTCATCCCGGCCGCGGGCTACATCCCCGACTTCCTGACGCCTCCGGTCACGGGTGAGTACCTGGACGCGGCACTGGACCAAGTGCGGGCGACGCCCCGTGACCGGCTGGTCGGAGAACTGACCCGGCTCGCCGATTCGAGACCGTTACCGGGATGGATCCGAGGTCCGCACGAACGGGCCACCGCCTCCCTCGCGCTCGTCGCGGACTCCTTGCGGGACTCGTTCCGGACGCTGCTGGAACCGTACTGGCGGCAGGTGCGGTCGGCAGTGGACGACGACATCGCGGTCCGCACGCAGACCCTGCTCGACGGAGGGACCTCGGCTCTTCTGAAGGGCCTGCACCCGTTCGCCCGATGGAACCCGCCGTATCTCGACGTGGACTATCCCATCGAGCGGGAGTTGCGCCTGGACGGCCGCGGGCTGACGCTCGTGCCGTCGTACTTCTGCTGGCGCAGACCCACGGCCCCGGCCGACCCCGGCCTCGACCCGGTCCTCGTCTATCCCGTCGCGAAGCAGCCGTTCGACATCGCGCCGGCCGGTGAGGAAGGGCTCGAACGGCTGCTGGGCCGGACGAGGAGCGCGGTTCTCGCCGACGTGGCGGGTCACCGCACGCGTACCACCACCGAGGTGGCACAGACCCTCGGACTGGCACCGGCCAGCGCGAGCTATCAGATCGGTGTCCTGCGCGGGGCGGGACTCCTCGTCAGCCGCCGGGACGGCAAACATGTCGAGCACTCGGCGACACCGCTGGCCCACAGTCTGCTGTCCGGCAGCGGGGCGACCGTGCCGAGGGCCACGGCCGCCGGCCCGTGCGGGTAG